One Methanomassiliicoccales archaeon genomic window, AAGGCTGTGAGACCATCCATCACAGGCATCTCGATGTCCATGGTTACAACATCAGGATGCACCTCCTTAACCATCCGAATTGCCTCCATACCGTTCTTGGCCGTGGCTATGACCCTTATGGAAGGATCCTTTTCGAGAATTTCAGCTATTATCTTACGCATCACCGCCGAATCGTCCACCACCAGAACCCGCAATGGTCCGGTCAAGCCACACAACTCCTCTTCTCTTTAAGCGCACGCCTTACATGCCGCCTCAACTAGGTCCTTATGCTCAAAAGGTTTGACTACAAATTCCCTAGCTCCGTTTTCCATGGCTTGCATCACTAGATTTTTTTGATTTAGCCCAGAGACCATCAGGACTCTGGCATTGGGGTCAACAGCCATTATTCTCTTTACGACCTCAATCCCAGTTTCTCCAGGCATGATAACATCCATGGTAACAAGGTCTGGTTTCAGCTTGGTATAGAGCTCAAAGGCCTCTGCGCCATTCTTAGCTTGTCCTACCACTTCAAAACCGTTCTTGGACAGGATATCTTTTATCATCGACCGCATGACAACCGAATCGTCCACGATCAGAACTCTTTTCGCACCACTCATTCACTAAGCCTCCACTTTTTCACCTTTTCCTGTGCTGATTACCATATTCATTTCGCCTTCTTCGCTGATAATCTTCTCCAGGTCCAGCAGCATTATCAGTTTATTTTGGAGCTTACAAATTCCATGAAGGAAGGAGGATTGCAGATCGGCAGAGAGTGTCTTCGGCACAGGAGAGATAGAATTTCGTGGAACTCTCATAACGTCCTCTACCGAATCCACAATGATTCCTAATTGGTGTTCTCCTATCTCTGCCACGATTATCCGGGATTGAGAGGTCCGTTTGGGGCCATCCTCGGATATTATTCCAAAGCGTTTCTTCAAATCGATGACAGTGGTTATCTGACCTCGGAGATTCATGACCCCTTCCACATATTCTGGCATCTTAGGAATGTGGGTGATGTCCTGGACTTTTCCTATTTCCCTCACCTGCGCAACCTTGACAGCGAATGTCTCTTTTCCCAGGCGGAAGGATACGATTTGTTCTTCATCTCCAGTTAGCTCAATCTTCTCTCTTCTTCTGCGCATCATTAACCCTCCTCAGGCCTCGATTCCGCGTTTTATCAACGCTTCCCTAACCTTTTTAGGCATAGCTACCTGCCCTTTCCCCGTCTCTTTTTTACTTCCCTCTACAACTTTGCTCTGCGATGGCTTTTGCTGCTTTGCTTTACTCTCCAGCTCATCATTTATTTTAAATTGAGATGACACTTTTTGCAGTGCCATAGCCATCTCTGAGAGCGCTTGGGCCCGCGCAGTCATATCCTCCATACTTGCAGTAAGTTCCTCTGTGGATGATGCACTTTCTTCCGCTGCAGAGGCTGTCTCCTCAGCTATAGATGCTATTCCATCCACCGCCTTGGCTGATCTTAGCATCTGGTCTTTCTGTTGGTCAATCAGTGGTCCAAGCCTATCAAGAGATTCATCAACGGAAGTTGCTAAGCTATCAATCTCCTGGAAGGCTTTACCGGTCCGATCCGCGATTTCAATGCCTTCGGCTGTCTCTTTCGTACCACGTTGCATGCTCTCCACTGCCTTAGCAGTCTCGGCCTGCACTTCCTTGATCATCTTGGCGATGCGCTCGGCGGCCTCGCGCGAATCCTCTGCTAGATTCTTCACTTCCTCGGCCACCACGGCGAACCCTCGTCCCTGCTCTCCGGCCCTGGCCGCTTCGATGGCGGCGTTCAGAGCCAACAAGTTGGTCTGGTCAGAGATATTGGTGATTACATCCACTATCTGTCCAATCTCCTCAGATCTCTTACCCAAAGAAGCTATTACCTTTGCCGACTCTTCCACCACTGCTTGAATCTCCCTCATCTTTTTGATGGTCAAATCCACCGTAGATCGTCCCATCTTCGCCGACTGTGAAGACGCTTTCGCAGCATCAATGGCGGCTTTTACAGTCGAACCAACTTTCTCGCTAGAAGAAGCCATCTCAGCCATCATTTTAGCTGTGTCCTCCACCTGAGCCGCTTGATTCTGCGCCCCTTTAGAAATTTGCTGAATAGCACTCGAAACTTGCTCGGTTGAAGCATTCATCTCTTCTGCCGAAGATGCGAGCTCCTGAGAGGTAGAGGAAACCATAGCCACAGAGTTATTTACTTCTTTTAGAAGCTGGGTAAGTGACTCCCCTGTGTGATTAAGGGCATCAGCGAATCTCTTGAAATCACCCTTTAGATCGATATCTATCCTAGCAGTCATATCTCCTTTGGAATAGGCTTCTGCAACTCTCATCGCCTCTTCGATCGGACCTATAACTGCGTCCAGAGTGCTGTTCACACCCTCGACAATGATCCTATATTCACCCTGATGGCGCGATGCATCTGCCCGTGTGGACAATCTGCCTTCGGTCGCTGCTTCGGTGAGCATTCGAGCGTCGGCCGTTAGGTTAGAAATCGCCTCTACAACTTGAGCCAGCGAAGCATTTATTTTCGAAAAATTCTCTTTTGCCTCTACAGTGTATTGGTCTCCTTCACCAACCATGGTGTCAAGCTCAAGTTGGCCCTGGGAAAGCTTCTTTAGATTTGAGGCAACGCGCTCCACCTCTTGCTTCATATAATTAGCGTTCTTCTGCGTCGCAGTGATATCTTGGACGACTTCTATGTGGCCGACATTTTCACCTTTGGCATTCTTAATGAAGGCAACGTCCACCTGAAAATTCATGCCAGCTTGCTCGAAGAAAGTCCTCGTTTCACCATTGCGCAATTTGGCTATTCCGCAATTCTTTGTTCCACAAATGTTTGCATTCCAATTGCTGCATTTTTTACCTAAAATGTCCTTCCGTTTAATCTTTAAAAGATCCTCCACTGCTTTATTTATGAAAGTCCAGTTCATTTCTTTGTCAGTCACAGAAAGAGGCATAGGAACAGCATCCAAAAGCTGCTCATACCAAAAGATCTTGTCCACTATGGTATCAAGGGTGGCGTTAAAACCAGCCACGACTTTAGCATAGTCGCCCTTATGCCTGGTAACATCAGCTCGAACATTGAACTTTTCTGCTTTCGCGGCATCTGCGAGCATCTCAGCGTCAATGATGAGACTGCTAATCGCCTCGACTACCTGCGAAAGGTTGGCATTCATCTTGATGAAATTTTCTCTCGCTTCTTTGGTATATGAATCGCCTTCTCCGACAGCAAGATCCAGATTAAGATCGCCAGCAGAAAGCCTCTTCAAATTAGCAGCTATTCGCTCTACCTCTGATTTGGTATAGAGATTTAAACTGCGAGCCGCGGTGACATCTTGGAGGACTTCCACATGACCGATCTTCTCTCCCTTAGCATTCGTCAGGTATGCCACATCTATCTTGGTATGCTTTCCATCCCTTCCAGTGTATGTTGTTGTTTGACCTGATCTCAATCGAATGATTCCGCACTGATCGGTGTTGCATATCGGCCCTTGCCAACAAGAGCAATGCTTTCCCAGTACATTCTTTCTCGAAGTTTTTAAAACATTCTCCGAAGCCTTGTTGATGAAAGTTATTTTCATATCGGCATCAGTCACTGAGAGAGGGAATGGAATAGAATCTAGAATTTGCTCATACCAATAAGTCCTATCAACCACCACATCTAAAGTCTGATTAAGGGCATGCACTATGGCTCGATAATTACCTTCATACTTTGACTCGTCCGCCCTGGATGAGAACTCTCCTCTCTTGGCCGCCTCGGTTAATAATTCCACATCTTTTGTTATTTCGACCTCGTTAGAGATATCCACAATATGTTCTACAGCTCCCACTACTTTACCATTTTTATCAAAGACTGGTGAAGCTGAAACACGAATAGGAATCTCTCTTCCTTCTTCTGTACGTGCTACTGCGTCCCCATGGACAGATTTTCCCTGAATGGCCATTTTTACAGGACAATGCTCTGTTCTGCAAAATTGTGTGTTGAATAGTTTGTAGCAATCCTTTCCGAGAACATCTTTCTCTTCCTTTTTTAGAAGGTTCAATGTCGCTTTGTTGGCGTACATTATTTTATAATCCAGATTAATTGCTACGATAGGAGTTGCGACTGCATCTAAGTAAGCACTGCACATATCCTTATGAAGCGAGATCTCTTTGATGAACCCTATTCCACCAATGACCTTACCTTCTCGATCTAATATCGGCTTTGCGGATATGGAACATAAGCGCTCCTCGTCTTCAAGCTTTAAATTAACTTGTTCAAGTTCGATCGATTTGCCATTTTTGATGCTCTCTGCCAATGGACACCCTTTACCTCCGATGGAACCCCCGAATACGTCCTTGATCCGCATTCCTATTGCCTCATCTTCAGTGATGCCTGTGAGCTTTTCCGCTCTTTCATTGAAATGGGTTATTTTCATATTCGCATTGATTGCAAAAGCTGCTAAGGGGAGAGTGGAAATCATCTCCTCAACCGCGAAATAATGACTTTCTTCAGCTTGTCCTTCCATTTCATACACCTCTGTTTTCATCATGTCCAGATATTCGTCGGTTCATAGACCCCTTGCTTAGGCCGTTATGCATGACCGCTAGTGACACTTTATTAAGGTGCAAATTTAACGGCAGAAATAGGACGATAAAGAAGGATTATAAGCGCTAATATCCCATTATCTTTTATCAGCACTGATAATATTTCAAGATAAAATAGTCTTAATTCTTAATCTTCGGTAATCTTTTTCATAATGATCCGCACAAAATAGAAAGAATTATCCTTAAAAATCCACATGACTATAAAGATGAAGATCGTTATTACTGGCGCATCTGGGCAATTGGGTTCGTATTTAATGGATTTGGCAATGGAGGATCATGACGTTCTTGGAATAGACCTGCGCCCATCCTCTTTCAGAAATCACGTTTCGAAGATTAATGTTGGAGACATAAGAGACCGGAACTTAATAGAAAATAGCTTGAGGAACTGTGATGTGGTAATTCACTGCGCTGCTCAAGTAAGCGTCGTAAATTCTATTAGGGATCCCTGGTACGACTTGGATGTGAACGTCGGTGGAACTATTACACTGCTAAATGCTTCCGTTAATGCAAGAGTTAAGAAATTCATTTATATCTCATCGGCAGCAGTCTATGGTGACCCCATTTCGATTCCGATCAAAGAGTCTCATCCACTCAACCCAAAATCGCCATATGGAGCGAGCAAAATGTCAGCAGAACAGTATTGTAAGGTGATGTCAGCAATCTCCGATTTGCCGTTCGTGATTATTCGTCCTTTTAATTTCTATTCGCCAAGAGCCGATCCAAAATCACCATATTCTGGTGTGATAACGAGATTCGTGGAATGGGCAAAAAAGGGCCAGCCATTAAAAATAGAGGGGGATGGAGAGCAGACGCGGGACTTTATCCATGCTAAGGATGTAGCTAGAATGATAATGATGATTGCCTTATCCAGTGTTAGGGGGATTGCCTTCAATTGTGGATCTGGCAGAGGAACGAGCATAAATGCCTTAGCAGAAGCTGTGGTGGAAGCGTGTGGTAAGAAAATCGATGTTATACATGTTTCTCCGCGTCCTGGGGATATTCGTAACAGCATTTCTGACATGTCTCTTGCCAGAAATTGCCTGCAGTTCAAATCGGAGATAGATTTACATCAGGGGCTTCTCGAGTTCTTTAAAGATTAGAATAAAAAATTTTTACACTTTCTATGGAATGTAACTACCCCCCTCTCACACCCTATGTTGTGATGAGAGGGGGCATTCCACAACCACTCTCTTCAGAGTAGATCGATATCGTTTGTCTTGCTATTACATTTTCGCAACAGGGATTGCGTTCTGCATAAAGACGGACATATCGATATCATAATTATAATCCTCAGTAGTTCCGTCAATCATCTCAAGTCTCGCTTTTATTTTATTTTTCTCGAAAATTATCTGGGCATTCATTACACGTGATTTATACATAGACATGCGCTTTCCGCTTTGTGTTAGCTTTCTTTCAGCGCATATCAAAAGACCTGCCTCCTCTAGTGACCTTATCTTCCGATAGCAGGCAGCTATAGGAATCCCCAGCTTTTCGCTCAATTCGAAAGCGCTCTTAGGTCTACCCATCGTGGCAAGGAGAATTTTCGCAGAATACTCCTCGGTCAACAGCTTCGATGTTTCAAGTGCGTGCATTTTTCTTACCTCCCCGTAATGATTTTATCGGTAAGGAAAGCCTTAGCATATCTATTTAAAAAATATTGATTGAGAATCAATTTTGATTCGAGGATAAAACATCATGCCAGAATTAATATCCAGCATGATTTCTTTTAAGAAAAATCTAATCAAATAAGACTTCAAGACATCATTTTTTTGTTACATGATTTAAGTTTTTCTTTCCAAAAAACTGTGCCTTATAAATTCGCTCGCCCTAAAATAAATTAGAACGTTTTCTTAATTATATCCTAGGCAAATTTGGTTATTCACCCATATATCATAATCTATGCATGTGATTGAAATGTATGGTAAATGTTTTATTTATTATTCTTTTCCGTCAATGAAATTATTTCGAGTAACACGATTTTCAATGAGATATTTATTGGCCAGATTTTTTGTATTCTTAAGAAAAAAAGCAAAGTTTCAAATATTAATGTAAATCATCATAGCCTTCTGATTATCCGCAAGGAGGTGCGATAACATGTCCTGTGGAAAGTGCGGAACAGACAAGAAAAAGAAGGATCAGCCTAAGAAGAAAGGCTGAAAAATAAACTAACCTTTGATTCAATAATAAATTACCTGTCCACATAGGACAGGGAGATCATTTATAATCTCGTCTTTGTTCCTGATTTGAAAAATTGACTTACATTTTCCTTGTTCCATCGTTTCGGATGAAATAATAATTACATTTATATAAAGAATCAATGAAAAGGGAAAATGTTCTTGACGCTTGCAAGCGCTATTAAGCAAATTAACGAGCTGATCCATCATGGCTGATGAAGAGAATGTCGAGATTATTTCTGTAGAGTGTCTTCGTGTTAAAGCCAAAGAGCTGTCACCGGAAAAGATAATTGAGAAGGTGGAAGAGAGGACTATAGACTTATCCACCAAAGCCGTTTTGAAAAATGCCATGATGCAAAATATAGAGACGGTCTGGGATAGATATGAAAAACAGCAACCCCCATGTAAATATTGCGCGACCGGAGTATCATGTCAACGCTGTGCTATGGGGCCTTGCAGGCTCATGGGTGGTGATAGGATTCGAGGCGTTTGCGGAGCAGACGCAGATTTAATCGTTGCAAGAAACTTATTGGATCACATTGCCACGGGAGCAGCATCTCATTCTGATCATGGTAGAGAAGTGGTTGAAACCTTGCTTAAACTTGCTAAAGGGGAAACAACATCATATACTATCAGTGACGAAAGTAAGTTGAGAGAACTTGCGGTAGAATATGGCATATCAGAATCCCTTCCGCAGAATAAAATCGCGGAAGAATTAGCGAGATTAATATTGGAAGAGTTTGGAACTCTTAAAGGCGAGTTGACTCTAGCCAAAAGAGCCCCCCCTTCTACTTATGAAATCTGGAAAGGACTTAACTTAATTCCAAGAGGAATCGATAGAGAAGTAGTTGAGGCCATGCACAGGGTGCATATGGGGGTAGGTGCAGACTATAGAGATTTCTTAATGCATGGATTGAGAACTGCTTTAGCTGATGGATGGGGTGGCTCAATGGTCGCTACGGAGATCTCTGATGTTCTTTTTGGGACTCCAGATATCAAGTATTCTAGAGTGAATTTAGGCGTCCTGAGAAAGGATATGGTAAACATATCTTTGCACGGTCATAACCCCATATTATCTGAGATGGTAGTAAGAGCCGCGAATCTGCCAGAAATGAAAAACGACGCAAAAGCCGTTGGTGCAGAAGGAATCAATCTTGTGGGCCTGTGCTGCACTGGAAATGAACTTCTCCAAAGAAAGGGAATCCCTCAGGCAGGTAACCATTTGGATCAGGAATTAGTTATATCTACAGGAGCTCTAGAGATGATGATTGTGGATTATCAATGTATTTTTCCTACTCTTCCAAATATAGCAGCTTGCTATCATACAAAAGTGGTTACAACA contains:
- a CDS encoding chemotaxis protein CheW, with amino-acid sequence MMRRRREKIELTGDEEQIVSFRLGKETFAVKVAQVREIGKVQDITHIPKMPEYVEGVMNLRGQITTVIDLKKRFGIISEDGPKRTSQSRIIVAEIGEHQLGIIVDSVEDVMRVPRNSISPVPKTLSADLQSSFLHGICKLQNKLIMLLDLEKIISEEGEMNMVISTGKGEKVEA
- a CDS encoding response regulator, translated to MSGAKRVLIVDDSVVMRSMIKDILSKNGFEVVGQAKNGAEAFELYTKLKPDLVTMDVIMPGETGIEVVKRIMAVDPNARVLMVSGLNQKNLVMQAMENGAREFVVKPFEHKDLVEAACKACA
- a CDS encoding helix-turn-helix domain-containing protein produces the protein MHALETSKLLTEEYSAKILLATMGRPKSAFELSEKLGIPIAACYRKIRSLEEAGLLICAERKLTQSGKRMSMYKSRVMNAQIIFEKNKIKARLEMIDGTTEDYNYDIDMSVFMQNAIPVAKM
- a CDS encoding methyl-accepting chemotaxis protein, which codes for MEGQAEESHYFAVEEMISTLPLAAFAINANMKITHFNERAEKLTGITEDEAIGMRIKDVFGGSIGGKGCPLAESIKNGKSIELEQVNLKLEDEERLCSISAKPILDREGKVIGGIGFIKEISLHKDMCSAYLDAVATPIVAINLDYKIMYANKATLNLLKKEEKDVLGKDCYKLFNTQFCRTEHCPVKMAIQGKSVHGDAVARTEEGREIPIRVSASPVFDKNGKVVGAVEHIVDISNEVEITKDVELLTEAAKRGEFSSRADESKYEGNYRAIVHALNQTLDVVVDRTYWYEQILDSIPFPLSVTDADMKITFINKASENVLKTSRKNVLGKHCSCWQGPICNTDQCGIIRLRSGQTTTYTGRDGKHTKIDVAYLTNAKGEKIGHVEVLQDVTAARSLNLYTKSEVERIAANLKRLSAGDLNLDLAVGEGDSYTKEARENFIKMNANLSQVVEAISSLIIDAEMLADAAKAEKFNVRADVTRHKGDYAKVVAGFNATLDTIVDKIFWYEQLLDAVPMPLSVTDKEMNWTFINKAVEDLLKIKRKDILGKKCSNWNANICGTKNCGIAKLRNGETRTFFEQAGMNFQVDVAFIKNAKGENVGHIEVVQDITATQKNANYMKQEVERVASNLKKLSQGQLELDTMVGEGDQYTVEAKENFSKINASLAQVVEAISNLTADARMLTEAATEGRLSTRADASRHQGEYRIIVEGVNSTLDAVIGPIEEAMRVAEAYSKGDMTARIDIDLKGDFKRFADALNHTGESLTQLLKEVNNSVAMVSSTSQELASSAEEMNASTEQVSSAIQQISKGAQNQAAQVEDTAKMMAEMASSSEKVGSTVKAAIDAAKASSQSAKMGRSTVDLTIKKMREIQAVVEESAKVIASLGKRSEEIGQIVDVITNISDQTNLLALNAAIEAARAGEQGRGFAVVAEEVKNLAEDSREAAERIAKMIKEVQAETAKAVESMQRGTKETAEGIEIADRTGKAFQEIDSLATSVDESLDRLGPLIDQQKDQMLRSAKAVDGIASIAEETASAAEESASSTEELTASMEDMTARAQALSEMAMALQKVSSQFKINDELESKAKQQKPSQSKVVEGSKKETGKGQVAMPKKVREALIKRGIEA
- a CDS encoding NAD-dependent epimerase/dehydratase family protein; its protein translation is MKIVITGASGQLGSYLMDLAMEDHDVLGIDLRPSSFRNHVSKINVGDIRDRNLIENSLRNCDVVIHCAAQVSVVNSIRDPWYDLDVNVGGTITLLNASVNARVKKFIYISSAAVYGDPISIPIKESHPLNPKSPYGASKMSAEQYCKVMSAISDLPFVIIRPFNFYSPRADPKSPYSGVITRFVEWAKKGQPLKIEGDGEQTRDFIHAKDVARMIMMIALSSVRGIAFNCGSGRGTSINALAEAVVEACGKKIDVIHVSPRPGDIRNSISDMSLARNCLQFKSEIDLHQGLLEFFKD
- the cooS gene encoding anaerobic carbon-monoxide dehydrogenase catalytic subunit: MADEENVEIISVECLRVKAKELSPEKIIEKVEERTIDLSTKAVLKNAMMQNIETVWDRYEKQQPPCKYCATGVSCQRCAMGPCRLMGGDRIRGVCGADADLIVARNLLDHIATGAASHSDHGREVVETLLKLAKGETTSYTISDESKLRELAVEYGISESLPQNKIAEELARLILEEFGTLKGELTLAKRAPPSTYEIWKGLNLIPRGIDREVVEAMHRVHMGVGADYRDFLMHGLRTALADGWGGSMVATEISDVLFGTPDIKYSRVNLGVLRKDMVNISLHGHNPILSEMVVRAANLPEMKNDAKAVGAEGINLVGLCCTGNELLQRKGIPQAGNHLDQELVISTGALEMMIVDYQCIFPTLPNIAACYHTKVVTTSSKARIIGAQYFEITPENAFEQSKHIIKIAIENYPNRVNSRVTIPDSPVDVMVGFSVESIKKILGGNLKPLLEAIKSGKIRGCVGVVGCNNPKIKHDYGHVTLASELIKRNILVVETGCASIACAKAGLMLPNSVEYAGKGLREVCESLGIPPVLHMGSCVDNTRILNLAAALAKEIGIRIDQLPLAGAAPEWYSSKAEAIACYFVASGISVCLGVMPRIEGSNKVVKLLTEDLEKKVLAKFWVEPDPKKAAAIIWDHIEGKRRALGI